The following coding sequences are from one candidate division KSB1 bacterium window:
- the rfaE1 gene encoding D-glycero-beta-D-manno-heptose-7-phosphate kinase: protein MIAISATRARQLFAAFSNLRVAVLGDVMLDRYIWGSVERISPEAPVPVVVVESESVRLGGAANVAHNLASLGARPVPVGVVGSDQHAAVLRQLMEELRFPTEGILTDPRRGTTVKTRVIAHNQHVVRIDRETRHAIGEEVCGHLLDFLRHILPEVQALIIEDYNKGLITSPLIQGALELARSRDLPVMVDPKFDHFFEYQGVCTLKPNRRETEEVLGRRLARDEDVRAAGEELLHRLACENVLLTLGSDGMFLFQRNGAAAHVPTKARKVHDVSGAGDTVISVFTAAYAAGASPPEAATIANYAAGLVCEEVGVLPVDRERLLQRLIDDQK, encoded by the coding sequence ATGATTGCTATTTCAGCTACCCGTGCGCGGCAGCTCTTTGCTGCGTTCAGCAACCTGCGCGTTGCCGTTCTCGGCGACGTGATGTTAGACCGCTACATTTGGGGCTCTGTCGAGCGCATCTCACCAGAGGCGCCGGTGCCTGTGGTGGTGGTGGAGTCTGAGTCGGTGCGGCTTGGCGGCGCCGCCAACGTCGCCCACAACCTTGCCTCCCTGGGCGCCAGGCCGGTGCCTGTTGGGGTGGTAGGCAGCGACCAGCATGCCGCCGTGCTCCGGCAGCTCATGGAGGAGTTGCGCTTTCCAACAGAAGGGATCCTCACCGATCCCAGGCGCGGCACCACGGTGAAGACGCGCGTCATCGCCCACAACCAACATGTGGTGCGCATAGACCGGGAGACGCGGCACGCAATTGGGGAGGAAGTTTGCGGTCACTTGCTGGACTTTCTCCGGCACATCTTACCCGAGGTTCAGGCACTCATCATCGAAGACTACAACAAGGGACTCATCACCTCACCATTGATTCAGGGGGCGTTAGAGCTGGCCCGCAGTCGTGACCTGCCGGTGATGGTGGATCCGAAGTTCGATCACTTCTTCGAGTATCAAGGGGTTTGTACGCTCAAGCCCAACCGGCGGGAGACCGAAGAGGTGCTGGGCAGGCGACTGGCAAGGGATGAGGATGTCCGCGCTGCCGGCGAAGAGTTGCTGCACAGGCTGGCCTGCGAGAACGTGCTCCTTACCCTGGGCTCAGATGGCATGTTTCTATTCCAGCGGAACGGCGCAGCTGCTCACGTTCCCACCAAGGCGCGCAAGGTGCACGACGTCTCCGGAGCCGGCGACACGGTGATTAGTGTCTTCACGGCGGCTTATGCTGCCGGAGCTTCCCCGCCAGAGGCAGCGACCATCGCGAACTACGCCGCCGGCCTGGTGTGCGAAGAGGTGGGTGTGCTTCCTGTGGACAGGGAGCGGCTCTTGCAGAGGCTCATCGACGACCAGAAATGA
- a CDS encoding S9 family peptidase produces the protein MGTWTRRTSLCVVAAVLAVAAPAALAQKKMLTYKQVYEGGPPRLFGQLSRIEGWLDDQHYLERAVQGEGQEGGSRLMKVNAATGESTVFLDYAELKEKLPKGFFLQAAVDHTPDYSAFLLPRQNDLYYFSAATGEFKRLTATPGQEKNPRFSPDGSRVAYTRDNNLFVLDIASGLEHQLTTDGSETVYNGWASWVYYEEILGRASRYAAFWWAPNSQMVAFLRFDDSPVPTFPLFRADGVHGELEMTRYPKAGDPNPYVKLGIAHVDDGKIVWVERDEKADHYVAWPFWTPDSKQLLFQWMNRGQDQLKILAAEPSTGKVTEVYSEQQTSWVEFFEDLYLFKDGSGFLLRSCVDGWHHLYYYDMSGKLRQRLTSGEFTVSSINLVDEANRVVYFQGAPKGVVESHLYRVGLDGKGFKKLTTVPGSHRCNVSPQGSYFIDTYSSIAHPSRMELRSSDGTLVRSLGDTRLPIMDEYALGKVELFTIPSGDGYDLPAVWVLPPDFDPAERYPVLFEIYGGPASPTVSNSFRRLSWYYLAQQGIIVISVDHRGSGHFGKKGVAAMHRNLGKWEMHDLIAAVKWLRQQPFVDPARIGIEGGSYGGYTTCMALTYGADYFTHGVAEYSVTDWRLYDTVYTERYMDTPAENPDGYSFGSVLTHADKYKGHLLITHGTMDDNVHMQNTIQFIDRLQELNKEFSLMLYPNARHGIGGRKGVHARKASVQFWFRHFLGKDLPTEETAE, from the coding sequence ATGGGAACCTGGACCCGGAGAACCAGCCTGTGCGTGGTGGCTGCGGTGCTGGCTGTGGCTGCTCCCGCTGCGCTTGCCCAGAAGAAAATGCTCACCTACAAACAGGTCTACGAGGGAGGACCGCCACGGCTGTTCGGCCAACTCTCGCGCATCGAGGGGTGGTTGGACGACCAGCACTACTTAGAACGGGCCGTGCAAGGCGAAGGACAGGAGGGCGGCAGCCGGCTCATGAAGGTCAACGCCGCAACAGGCGAATCGACGGTTTTTCTCGACTATGCAGAGCTCAAAGAGAAGCTGCCAAAGGGCTTCTTCCTCCAGGCGGCGGTGGACCACACGCCGGACTATTCCGCCTTCCTGCTGCCACGCCAGAATGACCTCTACTACTTTTCGGCAGCCACTGGTGAGTTCAAACGGCTCACTGCCACCCCAGGCCAGGAGAAGAATCCCCGCTTTTCACCTGATGGAAGCAGAGTGGCCTACACCAGAGACAATAACCTCTTCGTGCTGGACATTGCGTCTGGGCTTGAGCATCAGCTGACCACCGACGGCTCGGAGACGGTCTACAACGGCTGGGCTTCGTGGGTCTACTACGAGGAGATCCTGGGCCGCGCTTCCCGTTACGCGGCCTTCTGGTGGGCGCCCAACAGTCAGATGGTGGCTTTCTTGCGCTTCGACGATAGCCCGGTGCCGACCTTCCCCCTCTTCCGCGCGGACGGGGTCCACGGCGAACTGGAAATGACCCGCTACCCGAAGGCAGGCGACCCCAATCCCTACGTGAAGTTAGGCATCGCCCACGTGGACGACGGCAAGATCGTCTGGGTTGAAAGGGATGAAAAGGCAGACCACTACGTGGCCTGGCCCTTCTGGACACCGGACAGCAAGCAACTCCTCTTCCAGTGGATGAACCGCGGGCAGGACCAGCTGAAGATCCTCGCCGCCGAGCCGAGCACGGGAAAGGTCACCGAGGTCTACAGTGAGCAACAGACCTCCTGGGTGGAATTCTTCGAAGACCTCTACCTTTTCAAAGACGGCAGCGGCTTTTTGCTCCGCTCCTGCGTGGATGGCTGGCACCACCTCTACTACTACGATATGAGCGGCAAGTTGCGGCAACGCCTCACCAGCGGCGAGTTTACCGTAAGTTCCATCAATTTAGTGGACGAGGCGAACAGGGTCGTCTACTTCCAGGGCGCCCCGAAGGGGGTCGTGGAGAGCCACCTCTACCGCGTGGGGCTCGATGGCAAGGGCTTCAAGAAGCTCACCACTGTTCCGGGTAGCCACCGGTGCAATGTCTCGCCGCAAGGGAGCTACTTCATCGACACCTATAGCAGCATCGCGCACCCCTCCAGAATGGAGCTGCGCTCCTCGGACGGCACCTTGGTGCGCAGCCTCGGGGACACCCGGCTGCCAATTATGGACGAATACGCCCTCGGTAAAGTGGAGCTTTTCACCATCCCTTCTGGTGATGGCTACGACCTCCCCGCGGTATGGGTGCTCCCGCCGGACTTTGATCCGGCCGAGCGCTATCCGGTCCTTTTCGAAATCTACGGCGGACCAGCCTCTCCCACGGTGTCCAACTCATTCCGCAGGCTGAGCTGGTACTATTTGGCCCAGCAGGGCATCATCGTCATCTCTGTTGACCACCGCGGCTCTGGCCACTTTGGCAAGAAGGGAGTGGCGGCCATGCATCGCAACCTGGGCAAATGGGAGATGCACGACCTGATTGCCGCCGTCAAATGGCTGCGCCAGCAACCCTTTGTCGACCCGGCGCGCATCGGCATCGAGGGCGGAAGCTACGGCGGCTATACCACGTGCATGGCCCTCACCTACGGAGCGGACTATTTCACGCATGGCGTCGCCGAGTATTCGGTGACGGATTGGCGCCTGTACGACACGGTGTACACCGAGCGCTACATGGACACACCTGCGGAAAATCCCGATGGCTACAGCTTCGGCTCGGTGCTCACCCACGCCGACAAGTACAAAGGGCACCTGCTCATCACCCACGGCACAATGGACGACAACGTGCACATGCAGAACACCATTCAGTTCATCGACCGCCTGCAGGAGCTCAACAAGGAGTTTTCGCTGATGCTCTATCCGAACGCCCGGCATGGCATCGGCGGCAGGAAGGGCGTCCATGCGCGCAAGGCAAGTGTGCAATTTTGGTTCCGTCACTTCCTCGGCAAGGATTTGCCAACCGAAGAGACTGCTGAGTAG
- the purL gene encoding phosphoribosylformylglycinamidine synthase subunit PurL — translation MTTRIEIALRPEFLDTAAAAVSSGLQDLGLAAAKCQHAVQVYYLQGALSASEKERIASELLADNVTQVYAVDGEVLPPPGADEWDVEITYNPGVMDPVEESAMKGIRDLGIRSLTAVKTARRYRLLGHLSEAQKQLIVDKLLANKVVEHVVRPGEQIFHGTIEYAFKLVEIELLAADDARLRAISKERSLFLNMEEMRAIQSYYRGLGRNPTDLELETLAQTWSEHCSHKTLRGLIRYGGTTIDNLLKQTVMRVTRELALPWCVSVFVDNSGVIEFDDEYDVCFKVETHNHPSAVEPYGGANTGIGGVIRDPLGTGLGAKPIVNTDVFCFGPPDFPLQRLPKGVLHPKRIMKGVVAGVRDYGNRMGIPTVNGAVLFDERYLGNPLVYCGTVGLLPKGMHRKESVPGDYIVVVGGRTGRDGIHGATCSSGELTVESEVEWGGAVQIGNAITEKKVVDTLLQARDRGLYRAITDCGAGGLSSAIGELARETGAVVDLEKVPLKYQGLSYTEIWISEAQERMVIFVPPEKLQEALALFASEDVEATVIGQLTSDRQLVVRYQGHVVGRLDMEFLHEGLPRLVREARWQAASWEEATFEDPQDLTPYLHQILGSWNVCSKEWVVRQYDHEVQGGSALKPLVGANNDGPGDASIVRPRYDSYRAIVVANGINPKYGQIDPYWMAAAAIDEALRNVVAVGGQVSRTALLDNFCWGNPDKPDRLGGLVRAAQACYDIAKAYGTPFISGKDSLNNEYTTEQGETIAIPPTLLISAISIMPDCRKAVSMDLKRAGDSLYVVGMTRDELGGSHYYAVRGFVGNGVPKVEPSEALRLFTALSETMQRGLVRACHDCSEGGLGVAIAEMAFAGNLGAQVELAAVPYAFSHVRNDTLLFSESCSRFVVEVSPGAAKAFEELMRGLPCAKIGQVQNDPRLVVKGVSGKVVVDAPIAELKESWQAPLRW, via the coding sequence GTGACCACGCGGATCGAGATCGCGCTTAGACCAGAGTTCTTGGATACCGCGGCTGCGGCGGTGAGTTCCGGACTCCAGGACTTGGGTTTGGCCGCAGCAAAGTGCCAGCATGCCGTGCAAGTCTACTACCTGCAAGGCGCTCTCAGCGCGTCAGAAAAGGAGCGCATCGCCAGCGAGCTGCTCGCGGACAATGTGACTCAGGTGTACGCCGTGGATGGCGAGGTGCTGCCGCCACCTGGGGCGGATGAGTGGGACGTGGAGATTACCTACAACCCTGGGGTCATGGATCCTGTGGAAGAGAGCGCCATGAAGGGGATCCGCGACTTGGGGATCCGCTCGCTCACCGCCGTCAAGACGGCGCGCAGATACCGGCTGCTGGGCCACCTCAGCGAGGCGCAGAAGCAGCTCATCGTCGACAAGCTGCTGGCGAACAAGGTGGTCGAGCACGTGGTGCGGCCAGGGGAGCAAATCTTCCACGGCACCATCGAGTATGCCTTCAAGCTGGTGGAGATCGAGCTCCTTGCGGCCGATGACGCCCGCCTGCGGGCGATAAGCAAAGAGCGCAGCCTGTTTCTCAACATGGAAGAGATGCGCGCCATCCAGTCGTACTACCGGGGCTTGGGGAGGAATCCCACGGATTTGGAGCTGGAAACGTTGGCCCAAACTTGGTCGGAACACTGCAGCCACAAGACGTTGCGCGGCCTGATCAGGTACGGTGGCACCACCATCGATAACCTCCTCAAGCAGACTGTCATGCGCGTCACGCGCGAGTTGGCGTTGCCATGGTGCGTGTCCGTGTTCGTCGACAACTCCGGGGTCATCGAATTCGATGATGAGTATGACGTCTGCTTCAAGGTGGAAACGCACAATCACCCTTCGGCAGTAGAGCCCTATGGCGGCGCCAATACCGGCATCGGTGGCGTCATCCGCGACCCGCTGGGTACCGGCCTCGGGGCAAAACCAATCGTCAACACCGATGTCTTCTGCTTCGGCCCGCCGGATTTTCCGCTGCAACGGCTGCCCAAAGGAGTGCTCCACCCGAAGCGCATCATGAAAGGCGTAGTGGCAGGGGTGCGCGACTACGGCAACCGAATGGGCATCCCCACGGTGAACGGCGCGGTGCTGTTCGATGAGCGCTACCTCGGCAACCCCCTTGTCTATTGCGGCACGGTTGGCCTTCTGCCCAAAGGGATGCACCGCAAGGAGAGCGTGCCCGGCGACTACATCGTGGTCGTGGGCGGGAGGACAGGGCGCGACGGTATCCATGGCGCCACGTGCTCGTCAGGCGAGCTGACGGTGGAGTCCGAAGTGGAATGGGGGGGCGCTGTGCAAATCGGCAACGCCATCACCGAGAAGAAGGTGGTTGACACTCTCCTTCAGGCGCGCGACCGCGGCCTGTACCGGGCCATCACCGATTGCGGCGCCGGCGGACTTTCCTCCGCCATTGGCGAGCTGGCGCGCGAGACAGGCGCGGTGGTGGACTTGGAGAAGGTGCCGCTCAAGTACCAGGGCCTCAGCTACACGGAGATTTGGATTTCCGAGGCCCAGGAGCGGATGGTGATCTTTGTGCCTCCGGAAAAGCTGCAAGAAGCGCTCGCCTTGTTCGCTAGCGAAGACGTGGAAGCAACGGTGATAGGCCAGTTGACCTCCGACCGCCAGCTGGTGGTGCGCTATCAAGGGCACGTCGTAGGCCGGTTGGATATGGAGTTCCTCCATGAGGGCTTGCCGAGGTTGGTGCGGGAGGCACGCTGGCAGGCGGCGAGCTGGGAGGAAGCAACCTTCGAAGACCCACAGGACCTCACCCCCTATTTGCACCAAATCCTCGGTTCCTGGAACGTGTGCAGCAAGGAATGGGTGGTACGCCAGTACGACCACGAGGTGCAAGGTGGTAGCGCCCTCAAGCCGCTTGTCGGGGCCAATAACGATGGTCCGGGGGATGCCAGCATCGTGCGGCCCCGCTATGACTCTTATCGCGCGATCGTGGTGGCTAATGGGATCAACCCCAAATACGGCCAAATCGACCCCTACTGGATGGCGGCCGCCGCCATAGACGAGGCCTTGCGCAACGTGGTGGCAGTAGGCGGTCAAGTGTCGCGCACCGCACTGCTGGACAACTTCTGCTGGGGGAACCCGGACAAGCCCGACCGATTGGGAGGGCTGGTGCGCGCCGCCCAGGCCTGCTACGACATCGCCAAGGCCTACGGCACCCCCTTCATTTCGGGCAAGGACAGCCTGAACAACGAGTACACCACCGAGCAGGGGGAAACCATCGCCATTCCGCCGACCCTGCTCATCTCGGCCATCAGCATCATGCCGGACTGCCGGAAAGCGGTCTCCATGGACCTGAAACGTGCCGGCGACTCCCTGTACGTGGTGGGCATGACGCGGGATGAACTGGGCGGGAGCCACTACTACGCGGTGCGCGGATTCGTGGGTAACGGCGTGCCCAAGGTGGAGCCAAGCGAGGCGCTGCGCCTGTTTACCGCCCTTTCTGAGACCATGCAACGTGGGCTGGTGCGCGCCTGCCATGATTGCTCCGAGGGTGGACTGGGCGTGGCAATCGCGGAGATGGCCTTTGCCGGGAACCTGGGGGCGCAGGTCGAGCTCGCCGCGGTGCCTTACGCGTTTTCCCATGTGAGAAACGACACCTTGCTCTTTTCTGAATCGTGTAGCCGCTTTGTCGTCGAGGTGTCGCCCGGGGCGGCCAAGGCTTTCGAGGAGCTTATGCGCGGCCTGCCTTGTGCCAAAATAGGGCAGGTGCAAAACGATCCGCGGCTGGTGGTCAAAGGAGTCTCGGGAAAGGTGGTAGTGGACGCCCCTATCGCCGAGCTGAAGGAGAGCTGGCAAGCGCCCCTACGGTGGTAA